A stretch of Blautia liquoris DNA encodes these proteins:
- a CDS encoding response regulator transcription factor, whose translation MAGEKILIIEDDVDIREGVRILLESEGYIVKEAADGRKGLDILDENTDLVILDIMMPGISGLRTCEEIRKESNVPVLFLTAKAQESDKLIGLMAGGDDYLPKPFSYAELLGRVKALLRRYKVYQGKNESKEEQYLESAGVRIHEHFNEVYVDGNEKELTDIEYHILLLMMQHPGKIFSAQNLYESVWNEPYFYSCNGTIMVHIRKLRVKIEPDPKTPKYIKTVWGKGYRFGTGIA comes from the coding sequence ATGGCAGGGGAAAAGATTCTAATTATTGAAGATGATGTGGATATTCGGGAAGGTGTGCGTATTCTTTTGGAAAGTGAAGGCTACATAGTAAAAGAAGCGGCAGACGGGAGAAAAGGACTGGATATTCTGGACGAAAATACAGATTTGGTAATTCTAGATATTATGATGCCGGGAATATCCGGGCTTCGTACCTGCGAAGAAATACGAAAAGAATCAAATGTGCCTGTACTTTTCTTGACAGCAAAGGCTCAGGAATCTGATAAATTGATTGGCTTGATGGCAGGCGGGGATGACTATCTTCCCAAACCCTTTTCTTATGCGGAGCTACTTGGAAGGGTAAAGGCACTTTTGAGGAGATATAAAGTATATCAGGGAAAGAACGAAAGTAAAGAAGAACAATATTTGGAGTCAGCGGGTGTCCGGATACATGAGCATTTCAATGAGGTATATGTAGATGGGAATGAAAAAGAGTTAACGGACATTGAGTACCATATTCTTTTGCTAATGATGCAACACCCAGGTAAAATTTTTTCGGCACAGAATCTTTACGAAAGTGTTTGGAATGAACCGTATTTTTATTCATGTAACGGCACAATTATGGTGCATATCAGAAAACTGAGAGTTAAGATTGAACCCGATCCGAAAACTCCCAAATATATAAAAACCGTATGGGGAAAGGGGTACCGCTTTGGCACGGGCATTGCATAG
- a CDS encoding carbohydrate ABC transporter permease: MKKKKFMKTATPYIFISPWIIGFLVFTIGPLILSLVMSFFDWPLTSTREFIGFGNYIEMFTQDKQFWKSLGISLKYAAIFVPLNLIIALFLAMLITQPLRGVKIYRTIFYIPSVVSGVAVSIIWGWILNGDYGALNYLLSLIGIKGPKWLIDPAWALFAVIIASAFGVGSMMLIFYTDIKNIPGDVYEAASLDGANAARQFFSITLPMITPTILFNLITSIIGSFQQVTLVMLLTGGGPLKKTYFYGLYTYNNAFKHHKMGYASANAWVMFVIILLLTAFVFRSSSAWVFYESEVKNENSGKRKGKRRKNT, from the coding sequence ATGAAAAAGAAGAAATTTATGAAAACTGCAACTCCATATATTTTTATTTCACCCTGGATTATTGGATTTTTAGTCTTTACAATTGGACCGCTTATTTTGTCGCTTGTCATGAGCTTTTTTGACTGGCCGCTGACTTCAACGCGTGAATTTATTGGCTTTGGAAATTACATTGAGATGTTTACACAGGATAAACAGTTCTGGAAATCCCTAGGTATCAGTTTAAAGTATGCTGCTATTTTTGTTCCTTTAAATCTGATTATTGCCCTGTTTTTAGCTATGCTGATTACACAGCCCTTGAGAGGTGTTAAGATTTACCGGACAATATTTTATATTCCTTCCGTTGTCTCAGGGGTTGCCGTATCAATTATCTGGGGATGGATTTTAAATGGTGACTACGGTGCGCTGAATTACCTGTTATCTCTGATTGGGATAAAGGGACCAAAATGGTTAATTGATCCTGCATGGGCTCTATTTGCAGTAATCATCGCAAGTGCTTTTGGTGTTGGGAGCATGATGCTGATCTTTTATACAGATATTAAAAATATTCCCGGTGACGTATACGAGGCTGCTTCTTTGGATGGGGCAAATGCGGCCAGACAATTTTTTAGTATTACTTTACCTATGATTACACCGACAATATTGTTTAATCTGATTACATCGATCATAGGATCTTTTCAACAAGTAACTCTTGTCATGCTGCTTACAGGGGGCGGACCTTTAAAAAAGACATATTTTTACGGGCTTTATACATATAACAATGCTTTTAAACATCATAAAATGGGGTATGCCAGTGCAAATGCATGGGTTATGTTCGTAATCATCCTTTTGCTGACCGCATTCGTATTTAGATCCTCATCCGCATGGGTTTTCTATGAATCTGAAGTAAAGAATGAAAACAGCGGAAAAAGGAAGGGGAAACGGAGGAAGAATACATGA
- a CDS encoding glycoside hydrolase family 2 TIM barrel-domain containing protein, which translates to MTASRKKKRWEDQSLLEINRREARTSFYGDSAPKISLNGEWKFQYLDAPELSPEGFEKADTDQEWDTIDVPSVWQMRGYDKMHYTDVLYLFPINPPFVPTENPTGIYKRKIRLDRDWLRQDTILKFHGVDSAFDVWVNGCHAGYSKVSRLPSEFDITELVREGENDITVRVYKWSDGTWLEDQDMWWLSGIYRDVELINEPKNAILDCRVDATLDSAYQNGILTADICLKNYQGTVNWRLEYRGHEISKSSVYSKNRTVHIEERVEEVKTWTAETPRLYMLTVSTEEHEIKVRVGFRKIEIKDGNIRVNNQVILLNGVNHHDFNPREGRCVTYEQIRSDIILMKRYNMNAVRCSHYPSNEYFYDLCDEFGLYVIDEADLECHGFEWVENYNWITDDPGWQMAYVDRNVRMVQRDRNHPSVIMWSMGNESGFGNNFKRAAQEIRALDSTRLIHYEGDSDAEVTDVYSTMYTRIQKLQKIGEMGTDNKKPHIMCEYGHAMGNGPGGLKAYQNLFRRYKRLQGGFLWEWYDHGVYTEKNGKKFYRYGGDFGDFPSNKNFCIDGLLMPDRSPSPALFEYSQVIAPVEVTRTEGSIREFQIKNYFDFLSLSVVEIDWFIEEEGTVIQSGIMDHLSAKPHNEEWVEIPFHSFRAKANTDYYLKVCVCLKEDVNYASKGHIISTVQFPLEITNTELSERETGEELTFKEDSHLLTIENRNISVKFHMVYGKMVSLSKDGKDYLTDGPQMTVYRATIDNDMYKKEDWMNRYFIQKSSEQTEYVNVKSKEDKALVTIGKYFGCLNQSWGYHCVYEYTVYPSGQVKVNLQAQRVQKGKLEPEFLPRIGIFMKGNKELQKTKWYGLGPGESYPDSKSASSMGIYDSTVDDLQTRYLYPQENGHRENVKWFGLYADQDGLLCKMEKPLGWNLSNYSDESLEIAQHPYEIEEAEDVLIHLDYLHSGLGSNSCGEEQQEKYKVKLQNFSMTFTLQVVDKDHFLTKARERYWN; encoded by the coding sequence ATGACAGCAAGTAGAAAAAAGAAAAGATGGGAAGATCAGAGTCTCTTAGAAATCAACAGAAGAGAAGCAAGGACATCTTTTTATGGGGATTCCGCTCCGAAAATCAGTCTAAACGGCGAGTGGAAATTCCAATATCTGGATGCACCGGAACTATCTCCGGAAGGTTTTGAAAAGGCAGATACCGACCAGGAATGGGATACGATAGATGTTCCATCTGTATGGCAGATGCGCGGCTATGACAAAATGCACTACACAGATGTATTGTATTTATTTCCCATAAATCCACCCTTTGTTCCCACAGAAAATCCGACTGGGATATACAAGAGAAAGATTCGGTTGGACCGTGACTGGCTTCGACAGGATACCATCTTAAAATTTCATGGCGTAGACAGTGCCTTCGATGTGTGGGTGAACGGTTGTCATGCAGGCTATAGTAAAGTAAGCCGCCTTCCCAGTGAGTTTGATATTACAGAACTGGTAAGGGAAGGGGAAAATGATATAACCGTCCGCGTATATAAATGGTCGGATGGGACATGGCTGGAAGATCAGGATATGTGGTGGCTGTCAGGAATCTACAGAGATGTTGAACTGATAAATGAACCAAAGAATGCAATCCTTGATTGCCGGGTAGATGCAACACTGGATTCTGCTTATCAAAATGGAATCCTAACAGCGGATATTTGCCTGAAAAATTATCAGGGGACTGTGAACTGGAGATTGGAATATCGAGGACACGAAATTTCAAAATCCAGTGTCTATTCGAAAAATAGAACGGTTCATATAGAGGAGCGAGTGGAGGAGGTAAAGACCTGGACAGCGGAAACGCCAAGATTATATATGTTGACCGTTTCTACAGAGGAACATGAGATAAAGGTACGTGTTGGATTTCGAAAAATCGAAATAAAAGATGGTAATATACGTGTGAATAACCAGGTGATTTTGTTAAATGGCGTCAATCATCATGATTTCAATCCACGAGAGGGGAGATGTGTGACTTATGAGCAGATAAGATCCGATATAATTTTGATGAAACGGTATAATATGAATGCGGTTCGCTGTTCACACTATCCTTCAAATGAATATTTTTACGATCTATGTGATGAATTTGGACTTTATGTAATTGATGAAGCAGATTTGGAATGTCACGGATTTGAATGGGTTGAAAATTATAATTGGATTACCGATGATCCGGGTTGGCAGATGGCCTATGTGGACAGAAATGTGCGTATGGTTCAAAGAGACAGAAACCATCCTTCTGTCATAATGTGGTCCATGGGAAATGAATCTGGATTTGGGAATAACTTTAAAAGAGCAGCACAAGAAATCCGAGCTCTGGATTCTACGAGACTTATTCACTATGAAGGAGATTCAGATGCTGAAGTTACCGATGTCTACTCTACGATGTATACACGGATACAGAAGCTGCAAAAAATTGGAGAGATGGGTACCGATAATAAGAAACCACATATTATGTGTGAATATGGACATGCCATGGGTAACGGCCCGGGAGGATTAAAAGCTTATCAGAATCTGTTTCGTCGGTATAAAAGGCTCCAGGGCGGATTCTTGTGGGAGTGGTATGACCATGGAGTTTACACAGAGAAAAATGGAAAGAAATTCTATCGTTATGGAGGAGATTTTGGAGATTTCCCCTCAAACAAAAATTTCTGTATCGATGGACTTTTAATGCCGGACAGGAGCCCTTCTCCTGCGCTTTTTGAATACAGTCAAGTTATAGCGCCGGTAGAAGTGACCCGGACAGAAGGAAGCATACGAGAATTTCAGATCAAAAATTATTTTGACTTTCTATCCCTAAGTGTAGTAGAAATTGACTGGTTCATCGAAGAAGAAGGCACGGTGATTCAAAGTGGTATCATGGATCACCTATCGGCAAAGCCACATAACGAGGAATGGGTGGAGATACCCTTTCATTCCTTTCGTGCAAAAGCAAATACAGATTATTATTTGAAAGTGTGTGTATGCCTGAAAGAGGACGTAAACTATGCCTCAAAGGGTCATATTATTTCAACGGTACAGTTTCCGTTGGAAATCACAAATACTGAATTATCAGAGAGAGAAACAGGAGAGGAGCTGACGTTCAAAGAGGACTCCCATCTTTTGACAATAGAGAATAGAAATATTTCAGTTAAATTCCATATGGTCTACGGAAAGATGGTATCTTTATCGAAAGACGGAAAAGACTACCTGACGGATGGCCCGCAGATGACAGTATATCGAGCGACCATTGATAACGATATGTATAAAAAAGAGGATTGGATGAATAGGTATTTTATTCAGAAATCTTCTGAACAGACAGAATATGTCAATGTAAAAAGCAAAGAAGATAAAGCTCTTGTCACAATAGGAAAATATTTTGGGTGTCTGAATCAGTCCTGGGGTTATCATTGCGTGTATGAGTACACGGTTTATCCTTCTGGTCAGGTCAAGGTGAACTTGCAGGCACAGCGTGTACAAAAAGGAAAATTAGAGCCGGAATTTTTGCCGAGAATCGGAATTTTCATGAAGGGAAATAAAGAATTGCAGAAGACGAAATGGTATGGCCTTGGTCCGGGAGAAAGTTATCCAGACAGTAAATCTGCAAGTTCTATGGGGATTTATGATAGTACAGTGGATGATTTGCAGACAAGGTATTTATATCCTCAGGAGAATGGTCACAGAGAGAATGTAAAATGGTTTGGGTTGTATGCGGATCAAGACGGGCTATTATGCAAGATGGAAAAACCGCTCGGATGGAATCTGTCAAATTATTCCGATGAAAGTCTCGAAATCGCACAACATCCCTATGAAATAGAAGAGGCTGAGGATGTCCTTATTCATCTGGATTACCTGCATTCGGGTCTGGGAAGTAATAGCTGTGGGGAGGAACAGCAAGAAAAATACAAAGTAAAACTCCAGAACTTTTCTATGACATTTACTCTGCAAGTTGTCGACAAGGATCACTTTTTGACAAAAGCCAGAGAGCGTTATTGGAATTGA
- a CDS encoding MBOAT family O-acyltransferase, with protein MSYHTSAYLFLFLPLVLLAYQITPKKVRWVTLLAAGYVFSWMVSGKLVIHLIGTSLWSHYIGVWQAWLKLRCHMELEHASKEECANIKKNYKKKERTVLAGGIILLLAILGYLKYYNFFAQNMSQLSATLGRREPLQAKALLLPIGISFYTLQAIGYMVDVYWEKIPPERHPGKIALFLGFFPQIMEGPISMYSQTADTLWKGTSLKGEHLAQGSIRIFWGLFKKMIIADRLYVVVQAIFENYSQYKGAVVAAAAVAYTVQLYMEFSGSMDIVIGSGRMFGIILPENFRQPFFAKNASEFWRRWHITLGVWFKTYVFYPVSMSGIAKRWNRFGRKHLGKHLTKVGISAIALFPVWLCNGLWHGPRWSYIFYGMYYFSILMCGIMLEPVRNKCLEILHINDQMFFWKILQTGKTWIIIFVGELFFRANGLRAGIHMFLSIFRDFDLNKLVDGTLLNLGLDQADFIAIGVGCVVVALYGIVRERNLMGERKLQKLCLPVRWALYYGLILAVVIFGAYGVGYQQVDLIYAGF; from the coding sequence ATGTCGTATCATACTTCGGCGTATCTGTTCCTGTTCCTTCCGTTGGTACTTTTGGCATACCAAATTACGCCAAAAAAAGTGCGGTGGGTAACGCTTTTAGCAGCAGGATACGTCTTTTCCTGGATGGTCAGCGGGAAACTGGTTATCCATCTGATCGGTACATCCCTATGGTCGCATTATATCGGCGTATGGCAAGCATGGCTGAAATTAAGATGTCATATGGAACTGGAACATGCGTCAAAAGAAGAGTGTGCCAATATTAAGAAAAACTACAAAAAGAAGGAAAGAACCGTGCTTGCAGGAGGCATAATTCTGCTGCTGGCAATTCTGGGGTATCTGAAGTATTACAACTTCTTTGCACAGAATATGAGTCAACTCTCGGCGACACTTGGAAGGAGAGAACCTCTACAGGCAAAAGCCCTGTTGCTTCCAATTGGGATTTCATTTTATACACTGCAGGCGATTGGGTATATGGTGGATGTCTACTGGGAGAAGATCCCGCCAGAACGTCATCCTGGAAAGATTGCACTATTTCTGGGATTTTTCCCGCAGATCATGGAAGGTCCGATCAGTATGTACAGTCAGACGGCAGACACTTTGTGGAAGGGTACTTCCTTAAAAGGAGAGCATTTGGCACAGGGAAGTATCCGCATTTTTTGGGGACTATTTAAGAAAATGATTATAGCCGACCGTCTGTATGTAGTCGTGCAGGCTATTTTTGAGAATTATAGTCAGTATAAGGGGGCTGTTGTGGCGGCGGCAGCTGTTGCGTATACAGTGCAGCTTTATATGGAGTTTTCCGGTAGTATGGATATTGTAATTGGCAGCGGCAGAATGTTTGGCATTATTCTCCCCGAAAATTTTCGACAGCCGTTTTTTGCCAAAAATGCGTCTGAGTTTTGGAGAAGGTGGCATATTACACTGGGAGTATGGTTTAAGACGTATGTGTTTTATCCTGTATCCATGTCCGGCATAGCTAAAAGATGGAACCGTTTTGGGAGGAAACATTTGGGAAAGCACCTGACAAAAGTTGGAATATCCGCTATCGCCCTTTTTCCGGTCTGGCTTTGCAACGGATTGTGGCACGGACCGCGATGGAGCTATATCTTTTACGGAATGTATTATTTTTCTATATTAATGTGTGGAATTATGTTGGAGCCTGTACGGAATAAATGCCTGGAGATACTGCACATAAATGATCAGATGTTCTTCTGGAAGATTCTCCAGACAGGAAAGACGTGGATCATTATTTTTGTTGGAGAACTCTTCTTCCGGGCAAATGGATTACGGGCAGGAATACATATGTTTCTCAGCATTTTCCGAGACTTTGACCTGAACAAACTAGTGGATGGAACATTACTGAACCTTGGACTGGATCAGGCAGATTTTATAGCCATAGGCGTGGGCTGCGTGGTTGTGGCATTGTACGGCATAGTCAGAGAAAGGAATTTGATGGGAGAAAGGAAACTACAAAAACTTTGTCTGCCGGTTCGGTGGGCACTATACTATGGACTGATTCTTGCGGTAGTGATTTTTGGGGCGTATGGAGTCGGTTATCAACAGGTGGATTTGATTTATGCAGGATTTTAA
- a CDS encoding HAMP domain-containing sensor histidine kinase, whose amino-acid sequence MHRKDSMYFQLLRLLIISAVVAGVNFLILDQVVGYVIDSYYYSLDYQKQKGEEYANKLQGYVNKNQLSSKDTKALTSWVKKQNIILVDIYKDDILVFSSEYPDEAIWEEEISANNYEWETYYTITFADGEAEVVVSGLYGYRAENYALIIELVVSFILFLLLVFVGIRKKMNYILQLGNEIEILEGGRLDYSVTIKGKDELAVLAEGLDAMRISFGEMIEQETRIVRENQKIVTEMSHDLRTPVTSILLYTELLKKEKYKDEDQLKEYIEKIEQKTYRMKQLTDHLFEYSLVTGNDEIRLESPEFFEVIFYDLFSEMCSYFQSKGFAVDFNIEWIEKKIQIYTPYVMRIMDNISSNIIKYADIEKPIVMRLLDDNRGIGFSVENEIKFQSERVESTQVGIQSINSMMKKMGGVCEIKKTAKSFAIELSFPI is encoded by the coding sequence TTGCATAGAAAAGATTCCATGTATTTTCAACTTTTACGTCTGTTGATTATATCAGCAGTTGTGGCAGGCGTGAATTTTTTAATATTGGATCAAGTAGTTGGTTACGTGATTGATAGTTATTATTATAGTCTCGATTACCAAAAACAAAAAGGAGAGGAATATGCAAATAAACTGCAAGGTTATGTCAATAAAAATCAACTTTCTTCAAAAGATACAAAGGCGTTAACTAGTTGGGTAAAAAAACAAAATATAATTTTAGTAGATATTTATAAAGACGATATTTTGGTATTTAGTTCGGAATATCCAGATGAGGCGATTTGGGAAGAAGAAATCAGTGCTAATAACTATGAGTGGGAAACATATTATACAATTACGTTTGCAGATGGAGAAGCAGAGGTAGTTGTTAGCGGTTTGTATGGCTATCGAGCCGAAAATTATGCGCTTATTATAGAATTAGTAGTTTCCTTTATTTTGTTTTTGTTGTTGGTGTTTGTGGGAATTCGAAAAAAAATGAATTATATTTTGCAGCTTGGCAATGAAATTGAGATATTGGAAGGTGGCAGATTAGATTATTCTGTTACAATAAAAGGAAAAGATGAATTGGCAGTACTTGCGGAGGGTTTGGATGCCATGCGGATTTCTTTTGGGGAGATGATTGAACAGGAAACGAGAATTGTACGGGAGAATCAAAAAATTGTTACAGAGATGTCCCATGATCTGAGAACGCCAGTAACATCCATTTTGCTATATACAGAACTTTTGAAAAAGGAAAAATATAAAGATGAAGATCAGTTAAAGGAATATATTGAGAAAATAGAACAAAAAACATACAGAATGAAGCAACTGACGGATCATTTGTTTGAATATTCGCTTGTGACAGGAAACGATGAAATCAGATTGGAATCACCGGAATTTTTTGAAGTGATATTCTATGATCTGTTTTCGGAAATGTGCAGTTATTTCCAGTCGAAAGGCTTTGCAGTAGACTTCAATATAGAATGGATTGAGAAAAAGATACAGATTTATACACCATATGTAATGCGGATTATGGATAACATTTCATCAAATATTATAAAGTATGCTGATATTGAAAAACCAATAGTTATGCGTTTGCTAGACGATAATAGAGGAATTGGATTCTCTGTCGAAAATGAAATTAAGTTCCAAAGTGAACGAGTGGAAAGTACACAGGTTGGAATTCAAAGTATCAATAGCATGATGAAGAAAATGGGTGGAGTGTGTGAGATAAAAAAGACAGCAAAGTCTTTTGCTATTGAGCTCTCTTTCCCCATATAA
- a CDS encoding SAM-dependent methyltransferase → MQDFKRKLKAVRKTALFFGILSLLLTSLSKLMLRISMENESFVKSRNKNITGIQKEPKNTIDALILGDSLSYSAFSPMQLWEQQGITAYVCGQSGQKLQEAYYTLLTAIKSQTPKIVILETNMIFRDQKVVSSLQTTIIEEGSYRIPLFRYHDIWKPLLIGATYGEEMYKGFSLREAVVPYTKGEYMKKSTDKKEISEGVQYYMGKIIDLCKEKNIELLLAATPSPKNYNYRTHNALLNYADERGLKYLEMNLLQQKIGIDWNTDSLDKGDHLNLSGATKVTEYLGNYLRTNYKLSDHRKEAGYESWEKTGKEYSEKIKEKLR, encoded by the coding sequence ATGCAGGATTTTAAGAGGAAGTTAAAAGCGGTAAGAAAAACAGCCTTATTTTTTGGGATATTGTCTCTTTTACTGACAAGTTTATCGAAACTGATGCTGAGGATATCCATGGAGAATGAAAGCTTCGTCAAAAGCCGCAATAAAAATATTACTGGTATTCAGAAAGAACCGAAAAATACCATAGATGCATTGATTCTCGGAGACAGCCTCAGCTACTCTGCATTTTCTCCGATGCAGTTGTGGGAGCAGCAAGGAATTACAGCTTATGTTTGCGGACAGTCCGGTCAGAAACTACAGGAAGCTTATTACACATTGCTGACCGCGATAAAAAGTCAGACGCCCAAAATCGTGATATTGGAAACAAATATGATATTCCGGGATCAGAAAGTCGTTTCTAGTTTGCAGACTACAATAATAGAGGAAGGTAGTTATCGCATTCCACTTTTTCGTTATCATGATATTTGGAAACCGCTCCTGATTGGAGCAACGTATGGAGAAGAAATGTATAAAGGATTTTCATTACGTGAGGCGGTAGTTCCTTATACAAAAGGCGAATACATGAAAAAATCGACTGATAAAAAAGAAATATCCGAAGGCGTCCAGTATTATATGGGAAAAATTATTGATTTATGCAAAGAGAAAAATATAGAACTGTTGCTGGCTGCAACACCTTCTCCGAAGAACTATAATTATCGTACCCATAATGCACTTTTAAATTACGCGGATGAGCGTGGACTGAAATATCTGGAGATGAACCTTCTTCAGCAGAAAATCGGAATTGACTGGAATACAGACAGTCTGGACAAAGGAGATCATCTGAATCTGTCAGGTGCGACCAAAGTTACAGAATATCTCGGAAACTATTTGCGAACGAACTATAAACTTTCAGATCATCGCAAGGAGGCAGGATATGAGTCATGGGAAAAGACTGGGAAAGAGTATTCGGAAAAAATAAAAGAAAAACTTAGATGA
- a CDS encoding acyl carrier protein — MKKTWRSFEMDTLMNILTEIDSSIVWDQENALIDDRMLDSFDIISLVSEMEGAFDIEIEASEMVPDNFNSVEAMRKMIVRLQGS; from the coding sequence ATGAAAAAAACATGGAGGAGTTTTGAGATGGATACTTTGATGAATATTTTAACAGAGATCGACAGTAGTATTGTGTGGGATCAGGAGAATGCGTTGATTGATGACCGTATGCTTGATTCGTTTGATATAATCTCTCTGGTGTCGGAAATGGAAGGTGCGTTTGATATAGAAATCGAAGCATCTGAGATGGTTCCAGACAATTTTAATTCGGTAGAGGCCATGCGAAAAATGATAGTAAGACTTCAAGGGAGCTAA
- a CDS encoding carbohydrate ABC transporter permease, which produces MKQSKKTKVVLYILLTAAAIYFLAPFIYMFFSSFKTEAEAIAYPPKLFPSKWNWGNYKNAWQTQPFGTYTLNSLIVTILTTVGQILSCSLVAYGFARFEFKGKNVLFMILLSTMMIPWDVTMIPQYMEFNLFGWINTLKPLIVPAWFGSAYYIFLMRQFLMGIPKDYEEAARIDGANAFQIYWRIYMPILKPTLILVGVLNMLTVWNDYLGPLIFLQDRSKYTLALGLASFKGIHDSRIIPMLCITVVMIIPPIIIFIIAQKYIVEGTSGSIK; this is translated from the coding sequence ATGAAGCAATCTAAGAAAACAAAAGTGGTTTTATATATTCTTTTGACTGCAGCAGCCATATATTTTTTAGCACCATTTATCTACATGTTTTTTTCGAGTTTTAAAACGGAGGCAGAGGCAATTGCTTATCCTCCAAAGCTTTTTCCTTCAAAATGGAACTGGGGAAATTATAAAAACGCATGGCAGACGCAGCCGTTTGGAACGTATACATTAAACTCTCTCATTGTGACGATCCTGACAACTGTCGGGCAGATTTTATCCTGCTCGCTTGTGGCATATGGGTTTGCGCGATTTGAATTCAAGGGAAAGAACGTACTGTTTATGATCCTTCTATCCACAATGATGATTCCATGGGATGTAACTATGATTCCGCAATATATGGAATTCAACTTATTTGGATGGATTAATACACTGAAACCCCTTATTGTACCGGCATGGTTCGGATCAGCATATTATATTTTCCTTATGCGACAGTTTTTGATGGGGATTCCAAAGGACTACGAGGAGGCAGCTCGTATCGACGGGGCGAATGCGTTTCAAATCTACTGGAGGATCTATATGCCGATATTAAAGCCGACCCTGATTCTGGTCGGAGTTTTAAATATGCTTACAGTATGGAACGATTACCTTGGCCCGTTGATTTTTTTGCAGGATAGATCAAAATATACACTAGCCTTGGGGCTGGCATCGTTTAAAGGCATACATGACAGCAGGATTATTCCCATGTTATGTATCACAGTGGTTATGATCATTCCACCAATCATTATTTTTATTATTGCACAGAAGTATATTGTGGAGGGAACCAGCGGTTCTATCAAATAG
- a CDS encoding ABC transporter substrate-binding protein, whose product MTGCGGEQKKDNAKADKGGKTKLRFASWDVADDIDLQQGVVDEFNKTHDDIEVSLEAYGSDFDTKISAGMGSGDTPDVMYMWNYPAYYEGLEPLDSYIEKEGEDYKKDFYDTLWDYNSMNEQIYGIPVGFTTHALFYNKDLFQEAGIDEPTDDWTWEDLQTAAKAISEKTDAKGFSFQMKPDPYDYEMYLWSNGSAYCGKDGQMDGYINSDESKEVFQMFQGMEKEGYAVATEKSGTDEFRSGQSAMYVYGSWSINSLKEDGMNYGITKIPSFGKQPSVSILSSSGIAMSKDSKNKDAAWEFMKYWTNEESNKNRIGLELPVLMNVVDSEKIMDKPEFAPFYLMLEQSSGHTPASFIIKDWSETSEDLSLSFEEIFNPSTLQDVSETLDQLSE is encoded by the coding sequence ATGACCGGATGTGGAGGAGAACAAAAAAAGGATAATGCGAAAGCGGATAAAGGCGGGAAAACAAAATTACGTTTTGCATCCTGGGATGTGGCAGATGACATTGACTTACAGCAAGGGGTTGTAGATGAATTCAATAAGACTCATGATGATATTGAAGTTAGTTTAGAAGCCTATGGCAGCGATTTTGATACAAAAATCAGTGCCGGTATGGGATCTGGTGATACTCCGGATGTCATGTACATGTGGAATTATCCGGCATATTATGAAGGACTGGAACCATTGGATTCGTATATAGAGAAAGAAGGGGAGGATTATAAGAAGGATTTTTATGATACATTGTGGGATTATAATTCTATGAACGAACAAATATACGGAATCCCAGTGGGCTTTACCACACATGCCCTGTTTTATAACAAAGATTTATTTCAGGAAGCAGGGATTGATGAGCCAACCGATGACTGGACCTGGGAAGATCTGCAGACAGCAGCAAAAGCTATATCTGAAAAAACAGATGCAAAAGGTTTTTCCTTCCAGATGAAACCGGACCCCTATGACTATGAGATGTATTTGTGGAGTAACGGATCGGCTTATTGTGGCAAAGACGGACAGATGGATGGATATATCAATTCGGATGAATCCAAAGAAGTATTTCAGATGTTTCAAGGTATGGAGAAAGAAGGTTATGCAGTTGCAACTGAGAAAAGCGGAACGGATGAATTTCGTTCCGGTCAATCGGCGATGTATGTCTATGGTTCCTGGTCCATCAATTCACTGAAAGAAGATGGGATGAATTATGGTATAACTAAGATTCCGTCGTTTGGCAAGCAGCCTTCTGTAAGTATATTAAGCTCATCCGGTATTGCAATGTCCAAAGATAGTAAAAATAAAGATGCGGCATGGGAATTTATGAAATACTGGACAAATGAGGAGAGCAATAAGAACCGTATCGGGCTGGAACTTCCTGTTCTTATGAATGTGGTCGATTCTGAAAAAATAATGGATAAGCCTGAATTTGCACCTTTTTACTTAATGTTAGAACAAAGTTCCGGTCACACGCCGGCAAGTTTCATTATAAAAGATTGGTCAGAGACTTCGGAAGACCTATCTTTATCTTTTGAGGAAATATTTAATCCAAGTACGTTACAAGATGTTTCTGAAACATTAGATCAGTTGTCAGAATAA